The genomic region GTGCATTTCTTAAATAGCACTACTCACGGATCGGAGACTCCAGATTTAGCGCATCAACTTATGGTTCAAAAAGCAGGTGGACACCTCGAAGCATTTTTATATACTCTTTCTCCAAAGGAACTATTAGAAGCACTGGCAGTTGGAATAAATAATGAGGATAAAAGGTTGTTGAAGCTCATTCTGATTGGTGCTGATGAAAAAGAGATGAAAAAAGTATCCACTATTGAATTGATTCAATGGAATGAGATGAATAAGGGGGATACGGTTTCACCTCTTACTCAGAAAATCAATGTAAAGACAAAGATGTATATAAAAGAACAAGGACCAATAGTTCAAGATTGTGTACTTTATTTTGTAAAAGATCCTATTGAAGGAAGTTGGAAGTTACTAAGTCAGACGCTTATTAAACGTATATAGATGGCCGTTAAGAGAAGGTGCAAAAAATTAGGGGGAAGTTACTTCTACCTACTAATTCTTATAAATTTTCTCAATACCACAAAACATGAATTTGTAAAATTGCAAAATCAATGGTTTAGCTTAAAAAGTGAAGGTAATCTGGTTACTTAACGTGGAATTAAAATACAACCTCATTTTTCTTTGTCCATGCTCATACACATAAGGTAAGAGCATAAAGGGGGAGAATGCTGTGAGAGCAGATGAACAAAAACAATTGCAACTTGCAATAGGTGAAATCACAGAAATTGCTAAAGGATTTGGATTAGATTTTTATCCCATGAGATATGAAGTGTGTCCAGCAGATATTATTTACACATTTGGAGCGTATGGAATGCCAACACGATTCTCTCATTGGAGCTTTGGTAAGCAGTTTTATAAAATGAAGCTACATTATGATTTAGGCTTAAGCAAAATATACGAACTTGTAATCAACTCAGATCCATGTTACGCCTTTTTGTTGGATTCAAATTCTCTTATCCAGAATAAACTGATTGTTGCCCATGTACTTGCACATTGTGACTTCTTTAAAAACAATAGCCGTTTTCATAATACGAAGCGAGAAATGGTGGAGAGTATGGCAGCAACAGCTGATAGGATACGAGAGTATGAAATTCTACATGGAAAAGCGGAGGTAGAGAAATTTTTAGATGCAGTTCTTGCCATTGAGGAGCATATCGATCCATCTTTAATACGTTCAAAGCTTACTTGGTCAATGAATGATGAGGACTGGGAACCCGACACACTACAAGCATCTCCTTATGATGATTTATGGTCATTAGATCATGTTGGGAAGAAGGAAGAACCAAAAAAGAGAAAGAAAAAATTCCCACCTCAGCCTGAAAAAGATATAATGCTCTTCATTGAGCAATATAGTCGTGAATTAGAGGACTGGCAACGAGATATTTTGACTATGATGAGAGATGAAATGCTGTACTTTTGGCCACAGCTAGAAACCAAGATCATGAATGAAGGGTGGGCATCGTATTGGCATCAGCGGATTTTACGAGAAATGGATTTGACTAGCAGTGAATCCATTGAATTTGCCAAACTAAACGCTGGAGTGGTTCAACCTTCGCGCACTAGCATTAACCCTTATTATTTAGGCATCAAGATGTTTGAAGACATTGAAGAGCGCTACAATAATCCAACTGAAGAAATGAAGCAGCGAGGAGTTAAATCAGGTTCAGGTCGAGAGAAAATGTTTGAGGTTAGAGAAATCGAATCGGACATATCCTTCCTACGCAACTATTTGACAAAAGATCTTGTAATGAGAGAAGATATGTATCTTTTCCAAAAGCAAGGAAAAGACTATAAAATTGTGGATAAAACGTGGACAGAAGTACGCGACCAACTTGTAGGAATGAGAGTGAACGGGGGATTCCCGTATATCACAGTGAATGATGGGGATTATTTAAAAAATGGAGAACTTTATTTAAAGCATTGGTTTGAAGATGTTGAGCTTGATTTGAAATACTTAGAAAAGGTTCTGCCCTATGTACATCAATTATGGGGAAGAACGGTTCATATTGAAACAATGGTAGAAGCAAGGCAAATGTTATTTTCCTATGACGGGCGTAAAGTACAAAGAAAATATTTATAAGGAGAAAAGCTGCCGTTCACAGGCAGCTTTTTTGCGAAAAAAATAAAGGGAATTGCTGGTTTGTTTCGAATTAGAATACAGAGAGATTTCTAAGGGGGAAAAGAAATGCATGAAGAAGTGATCTTTAAGCAAATGAAATTTATTCGTCAGCGGACAATTGCTGTAATCGATGCCACGACTGAGGAAGTAGCGGAAGTTATACCAGCAGGATTTAAAAATAATATTCGTTGGAATCTAGGGCATATATTTGTTGCACAAGAGAATTTGATGAATTCATTTGTGGGAGGGACACCGGAATTGCCAGCTAGCTTTTTGGAAATGTTTTCGTTTAATACCAATCCTGGCTTGTGGAAGACTACTCCTCCAACACTATTGGAACTAAAAACGCTTTTAGAGGAACAACCAGTCAGACTTCAGGAGAAATTTTCTGGGCGACTGATTGAGAAAGGGGTCAAACCATTCAAGTTAAGTGAAGAAACTCAATTTGACTATTTAGAAGAAGTGGTTTCATTTTCCAATTGGCATGAGGGGTTACACCAAGGAGCAATCACTAGCTTAAAAAGGGCGCAAGGAATAGAAGAGTTGTGGACGGCCGTTGCAGGAATAAAGAAGTAATTAAAAAAACGGTGGTTTTCTTTAAAGTAGTTATGAATAGGTGGAGAATCATACAAAATAGCATACCGAATCGAACATGATTGATCCTCTTAATTTTCCTTACTAGTTATAAGATAATTGCATTTGAATTATCATACAAAATGACATGATGACAAGTGCTTTTGTCAACGTATTAATTGGTATGTTAATTTTCATAGACGAAGTAGTTAATTGTGATTTTTTTGTAAGGCTCTTTCGTATACATTGATGCTATTTCATCTGATTTTAGATACAATTCTTCATTTTGTTGTTTATATTCATCAAAAAAAGACGAAAAGATACCCGCAGCAACGCTATCTAACAATTTATAGAATAGTTCGAGAAGTCACAATTTTTGTGAAAGCATGCTATTGCTAATATGTACTTTCCGCACGGTATCGGTACTACTTAGTTTTCTTCATCGATTTTTAACTAGGTTTCCGAAAAGAATTCTCTCACTTCAAGGAATGTGAAGGGCGTAGCCCAATGAGTAAGTTGGAGGTGAATTTTCGGTTGGCGTCAGCCAAAGTATTTGTAACTATTGGCAAATTATGTTAAAAACAGTCTGTACATACAGAAAGGTTGATAACATAATGAAATTAGATAGTAATAAACATTCAGTCTTCCTTTTGCACTATCATCTAGTATTGGTAGTGAAATATCGTAGACAAATATTTGATGATAGTATGTCAAACTATGCAAAAGATATTTTTGTGAGAATAGGCCAGTCGTATAATATTTCGGTTGAAGATTGGAATCACGATAAAGACCATATACAGGTCATGTTCAAGGCACATCCTAATAGTGAATTATCCAAGTTTCTAAATGCTTATAAGAGTGCCAGTTCTCGATTGATAAAACGTGACTATCCCTTGGTTCGAAAAAAGCTTTGGAAAGAAATGTTTTGGTCAAGAAGCTTCTGTTTGATTACAACGGGCGGTGCTTCCATAGAAACAATCAAACAGTCCATTGAAAAGCAAGGTAGGAAGTAGGTGTTGGTAATGTTGAAAGCATATAAGTATCGTCTCTATCCAAATAAGGAACAACGAATATTGTTCGCAAAAACCTTCGGATGTGTGCGTTTGGTGTATAACAAAATGCTTGCAGATAGAATCAATTCTTATAAAAAATCTCAAGAATGCATAGACAAATCCATTAAACATCCTACTCCTGCACAATATAAAGCTGAATTTCCGTTTCTAAAGGAAGTGGATAGCCTTTCTTTAGCAAATGCACAAATGAATCTAAAGCAATTGATATGCTTTATCCTTCCACTCGTTAGAATTAGAGTGCAATGATCAAGCTGAAATAGAATATTTTTAGAATTACAGGGAGTGAGAATGTGTCATTTAATCCTTGTTTGTCTGTTTATTCCATTATGAAGGATTTCAAACACCCATGGTTTATTGCTGGTGGATGGGCGATTGACCTTTTCCTTGGACAAGAAACGAGACCTCATAGCGACATTGAGATTGGAGTTTACCGACATCATCAGTCTAGCTTGAAAAAACATTTGGAAGGCTGGACATTTCTAAAAGTGAACAAAGCAAACATACTGGCTTGGGAAGGGGAAAGACTTGAATTGCCTGTTCATGAACTTTATGCGATAAAGCAGGAACAAACACTGGAAATCCTTTTGAGTGAATCGAGCCAAGGTGACTGGGTCTTTAGAAGGGACCCAGCTATTACCGTCCCGTATGAATTAGCCTGGGCAGAATCGTCAAAAGGTATTCCTTACTTACAGCCAGAAATTGTTTTATTATATAAAGTGAATCAGAGTAGGAAGAAAGATCACCACGATTTTTTCGAGACATACAAGCACTTAGATGTTGACAAAAGAAAGTGGCTTAGAAAAGCGGTTTCTCATCATGAACCTTATCATGATTGGTTGAATTATCTTTAAATAATAGGACCTATAAATAGGAAAGTATGATAATTTCAGCAGATTTGGGGCAAAATCAGAACGGGAAAAACTAAGACAGTACTTTTTCAATAAATGGTAAGAAGATTCTCTACTATTAGGACAACTAGCTGAAAAAGGGTGAGAGGATGAGGCAACAAATTCAGCAACAGCTCAAACGTTTGGAAGCTCAACATGATATAAAGATTCTTTTTGCTAGCGAAACAGGTAGCCGGGCTTGGGGATACCATGGCCTTCAAAGTGACTATGATGTGCGATTTATATACGTTCACCGCACAGAATGGTATTTGTCGATTGAGCCCAA from Bacillus sp. 2205SS5-2 harbors:
- a CDS encoding SpoVR family protein, giving the protein MRADEQKQLQLAIGEITEIAKGFGLDFYPMRYEVCPADIIYTFGAYGMPTRFSHWSFGKQFYKMKLHYDLGLSKIYELVINSDPCYAFLLDSNSLIQNKLIVAHVLAHCDFFKNNSRFHNTKREMVESMAATADRIREYEILHGKAEVEKFLDAVLAIEEHIDPSLIRSKLTWSMNDEDWEPDTLQASPYDDLWSLDHVGKKEEPKKRKKKFPPQPEKDIMLFIEQYSRELEDWQRDILTMMRDEMLYFWPQLETKIMNEGWASYWHQRILREMDLTSSESIEFAKLNAGVVQPSRTSINPYYLGIKMFEDIEERYNNPTEEMKQRGVKSGSGREKMFEVREIESDISFLRNYLTKDLVMREDMYLFQKQGKDYKIVDKTWTEVRDQLVGMRVNGGFPYITVNDGDYLKNGELYLKHWFEDVELDLKYLEKVLPYVHQLWGRTVHIETMVEARQMLFSYDGRKVQRKYL
- a CDS encoding DinB family protein encodes the protein MHEEVIFKQMKFIRQRTIAVIDATTEEVAEVIPAGFKNNIRWNLGHIFVAQENLMNSFVGGTPELPASFLEMFSFNTNPGLWKTTPPTLLELKTLLEEQPVRLQEKFSGRLIEKGVKPFKLSEETQFDYLEEVVSFSNWHEGLHQGAITSLKRAQGIEELWTAVAGIKK
- the tnpA gene encoding IS200/IS605 family transposase, yielding MKLDSNKHSVFLLHYHLVLVVKYRRQIFDDSMSNYAKDIFVRIGQSYNISVEDWNHDKDHIQVMFKAHPNSELSKFLNAYKSASSRLIKRDYPLVRKKLWKEMFWSRSFCLITTGGASIETIKQSIEKQGRK
- a CDS encoding nucleotidyltransferase domain-containing protein yields the protein MSFNPCLSVYSIMKDFKHPWFIAGGWAIDLFLGQETRPHSDIEIGVYRHHQSSLKKHLEGWTFLKVNKANILAWEGERLELPVHELYAIKQEQTLEILLSESSQGDWVFRRDPAITVPYELAWAESSKGIPYLQPEIVLLYKVNQSRKKDHHDFFETYKHLDVDKRKWLRKAVSHHEPYHDWLNYL